The window TCTATATCAGGATTAAAATACCCAGCTAAAATATTCTCAATAACAATTTGGTCAGTTAGCCCTTCAGCGATGCCTGCAAAAGTATTCTTCATACTAGAAACCTTTTGGAAGCCCCCCAATATAGCCTTTCATAAAAGCTTCTGATAATTTTATAGGTTTTTGCCCTTCCAAAGGTTCAGGTTTCAAAATCCGTTTAGCTTTAGTATGTCCTAGTTTATTTCGGTAAATCACAAAAAGTCTTTGCTCATCATCATCTAAATTTAATCCATCCAGAACTGCTGGATTGTGGGTTGTAAATATAGCTTGTTTATCGTACTTTTCTGCCATTTTTACTAACTCCTTAATTAACTGACTACATAGCTTTGGATTGAGGGAAGCATCAATGTTATCAATAGCAAAAAACTTAGGTGTATCATCGCTGATAAAAAGAGCGAAGTAGAACATTAAAAATAGAAAACCTTCATTAGAACTTCTTTGGTCAAAGTAAGGTATATCTGAATCTAAATACTTATCTTTTATTTGGACATTTTTTTCTATTTCGGCTAAACCACGAGGCATCTCGAAATCTTGAAACCAATCTATAAGCTTAAGCTTTTCTTTGATTTCATAAATTCTATCTTGATTTTTATCTAGGCTTAAAATTTTCAAAAGTTTAAATAAACCTTCTCCTTTAATGCCTAACGGTTGGATTTGTCCTTCTTTTTCAAAGGTGCGTAATGAAAGGTTTTCAGGGGAATATATCAGAAATTTTTTTAAATATAGATTAAGCTGTTCTTTTTGAGTATTCTCGTTTATATATTCTTCCAGATATTTTTGAATATATTCTTGCGTTTTTTTTCCAATTAAATGCTTGAAATGGATATAATTTTTTTCAAACCAATTGGAATAGGGTTGATTATCATTCTGTAATGAGAAATTGAGACTTGTCTGAGAGTTAGCTTCCAACGATATTTTTATCTCTTGTGTTATATTGCTATGCTCAAAAGCAGAACGCATAAACTGAGGTTCTGTAACTCTAATTCCTCGTGAAGCCAAAAATTCATTATCTAGCTTGTCATTAGCTGCTGCTGAAGCTAAAGCGGTCGCTTCTAATATATTGCTTTTTCCACAACCATTCTCACCAATAAATACTGTTACCCGTCCCAATCTCAGCTTAAGTTGCTGAATTGATTTGTAGTTCTCTATTTTGATTTCTCTAATCATACTTGATACATAATATTTTCAGTGTTGACGAGGATAGCGTGAAGCGAAGCTATAGCGAGGAACGAGCGTCAGCGCTGCTCCTTTCAGCAGAGCGCACTTCAACCCAACGTCAACCAGCCAAAAACCTGCTCCGCAGTAAGTTCTAACTCAATTTTATTTAGAATTGGCAATGGTGTAGCTCCTGTTAACAATTCCACTCGCTGATTGGGAAAGATGACGAGGATGCTGACTTCTTCTGGATCGATTAACCATCCTAGCTCAGTGCCGTGACGCGAACAATGAAGCAGCTTGCCAAGGACTTTGGTTTGTCTTTGATCTGGAGAAAGAATTTCTATTGCCCAATCGGGATGTGTTTCAAAGCGGTTCGCAATTTGACCGGATGAATCTAAGGGGATTCGTTCCCACCGAAACACGGCAATATCGGGGACGGTTGAATCACCCCCAAAAGTGCAGCGTAGTTCTGGGAATGCTAAAGCAATTTTTTGGGGTTTACCAACTTTATTGATTGCCTCGCACAATTCAAACTGAATTAGACTGTGTTTACCTTGAGGCATTGGCTTCTGAATGATTTCCCCATTGATAAATTCTGATGCTGGTTTGGTTTCTGGGAGTTTGAGGAACTCCTCTAAGCTCAGGGTTTGAGCAGCAGTAGTCATAGTGTGCCTCGCGCTTAGGGTTAGCGGCGATCGCTACCTTTCTTTAGACTATATCCCCACAGATTGAACTTAAACCAATCCCAGGCAGAGCCAATACATCTTGACAACTTCCTCTCAAAATGAGAGCATCAAAGAACAATTTATATATTTATTGCATATGAAAGTAAAGACAAATGCACTTAATTGCGATTCGCCACCTCCGAGCTGATGCTGCCCAGTACCCGGATGTCACAAAGCAAATCGAGGCATGGTACGCAACCGTCAACAAAGCAGAATGGCAGAACTTGGAGGACGTTCGTAAGATTTACCGAGATGCTGAAGCCGTTGGAAACTTCACCGTCTTCAATATCAAAGGCAATGACTATCGCCTGATTGTCGGTATCGACTACGAAAGCCAAACGGTTTACTACAAATACTTCTTAACTCATGCCGAATACGACAAAGGCAAGTGGAAAAATGACCCTTACTTTTGACCAAGATGCTTATGGCAATCTACTCGCTGAAGTCGCTCCGAAAGTGATTGAGACAGAGGAGGAGTATGATCGCGCCTTGGCAGTGGCAGAGCGGCTAACTTTTAAGAAAAATCGTACTCCAGAGGAGCGGACGTTACACAAATTGCTAGTGATGCTAATTGAATCGTATGAGGCACAGAACTATCCGATGGATCAATCTGCACCTCATGAGATTCTCCAACACATCTTGGAAGCCAGTGGCACTCGTCAAGCTGACTTGGTGGGTGTTATTGGATCGAGCGGTGTGGTGTCCGAAGTTGTGAATGGTAAGCGATCGATTAGTAAGGCACAAGCTAAGGCGCTTGGCGATTATTTCAAGGTGTCGCCGACGCTATTTATCTAATCATCTGTTAAAACTCTTGTGGGATGGGCATCTTGCCCGT of the Allocoleopsis franciscana PCC 7113 genome contains:
- a CDS encoding AAA family ATPase; amino-acid sequence: MIREIKIENYKSIQQLKLRLGRVTVFIGENGCGKSNILEATALASAAANDKLDNEFLASRGIRVTEPQFMRSAFEHSNITQEIKISLEANSQTSLNFSLQNDNQPYSNWFEKNYIHFKHLIGKKTQEYIQKYLEEYINENTQKEQLNLYLKKFLIYSPENLSLRTFEKEGQIQPLGIKGEGLFKLLKILSLDKNQDRIYEIKEKLKLIDWFQDFEMPRGLAEIEKNVQIKDKYLDSDIPYFDQRSSNEGFLFLMFYFALFISDDTPKFFAIDNIDASLNPKLCSQLIKELVKMAEKYDKQAIFTTHNPAVLDGLNLDDDEQRLFVIYRNKLGHTKAKRILKPEPLEGQKPIKLSEAFMKGYIGGLPKGF
- a CDS encoding Uma2 family endonuclease; protein product: MTTAAQTLSLEEFLKLPETKPASEFINGEIIQKPMPQGKHSLIQFELCEAINKVGKPQKIALAFPELRCTFGGDSTVPDIAVFRWERIPLDSSGQIANRFETHPDWAIEILSPDQRQTKVLGKLLHCSRHGTELGWLIDPEEVSILVIFPNQRVELLTGATPLPILNKIELELTAEQVFGWLTLG
- a CDS encoding type II toxin-antitoxin system HigB family toxin yields the protein MHLIAIRHLRADAAQYPDVTKQIEAWYATVNKAEWQNLEDVRKIYRDAEAVGNFTVFNIKGNDYRLIVGIDYESQTVYYKYFLTHAEYDKGKWKNDPYF
- a CDS encoding helix-turn-helix domain-containing protein, producing MTLTFDQDAYGNLLAEVAPKVIETEEEYDRALAVAERLTFKKNRTPEERTLHKLLVMLIESYEAQNYPMDQSAPHEILQHILEASGTRQADLVGVIGSSGVVSEVVNGKRSISKAQAKALGDYFKVSPTLFI